In Deltaproteobacteria bacterium, a single genomic region encodes these proteins:
- a CDS encoding diiron oxygenase → MNKFLPEHRKQLGQFEVVDVADEVAARLRNKVNDDVALAVNWTWEYGSEVAELRNLYEKGKTAQWNAETDLDWTIPVTADDWVLAPEGSLLAQATKLMGKDEATQKQAAFDELNYLLSQLLHGEQAALQLCGQLVNVCDKMDQKWYAASQVIDEARHVEVLSKFLTRKMNGIYPVGGTLKYLLDQLLEAQGVQKKTLGMQTLFEGTAVGIMDLMRTMSRNAFVTEMIKRIEQDEARHAAFGVLTMRRVVKEASEAEKHEMEDWAFALLETLNANQQLDMLKVLGPKYGIDALPFMQIITSMPNFADLNSPIFMHTVVPNLQRLGLITERTEAGWRKVGMMVDSRGGAATGLLPLVA, encoded by the coding sequence GTGAACAAGTTCCTCCCCGAGCACCGCAAGCAGCTGGGTCAGTTCGAAGTCGTGGACGTGGCAGACGAGGTCGCCGCGCGCCTGCGCAACAAGGTGAACGACGACGTCGCACTCGCCGTGAACTGGACCTGGGAGTACGGGAGCGAAGTCGCGGAGCTGCGCAACCTCTACGAGAAGGGCAAGACCGCGCAGTGGAACGCCGAGACGGACCTCGACTGGACGATTCCCGTGACGGCGGACGACTGGGTGCTCGCGCCCGAGGGCTCGCTGCTCGCGCAGGCGACGAAGCTGATGGGCAAGGACGAGGCGACGCAGAAACAAGCCGCGTTCGACGAGCTCAACTACCTGCTCTCGCAGCTGCTGCACGGCGAGCAGGCCGCGCTCCAGCTCTGCGGCCAGCTCGTGAACGTGTGCGACAAGATGGATCAGAAGTGGTACGCGGCGTCGCAGGTGATCGACGAGGCGCGCCACGTCGAGGTGCTCTCGAAGTTCCTCACGCGCAAGATGAACGGCATCTACCCCGTCGGCGGCACGCTGAAGTATCTGCTCGACCAGCTGCTCGAGGCGCAGGGCGTGCAGAAGAAGACGCTCGGCATGCAGACGCTCTTCGAAGGCACGGCGGTCGGCATCATGGACCTGATGCGCACGATGAGCCGCAACGCGTTCGTGACGGAGATGATCAAGCGCATCGAGCAGGACGAGGCGCGGCATGCTGCGTTCGGCGTGCTCACGATGCGCCGCGTCGTGAAGGAAGCGAGCGAGGCCGAGAAGCACGAGATGGAGGACTGGGCGTTTGCGCTGCTCGAGACGCTCAACGCGAATCAGCAGCTCGACATGCTGAAGGTGCTCGGCCCGAAGTACGGCATCGACGCGCTGCCGTTCATGCAGATCATCACCTCGATGCCGAACTTCGCGGACCTGAACAGCCCCATCTTCATGCACACCGTCGTGCCGAACCTGCAGCGCCTCGGCCTGATCACCGAGCGCACCGAGGCCGGTTGGCGCAAGGTGGGCATGATGGTCGACTCGCGTGGCGGCGCCGCGACGGGGCTGCTGCCCCTCGTCGCGTGA
- a CDS encoding CoA-binding protein gives MPIHGDRELRELLVSTRTIAVLGIKAGEHEDAFRVPRYMQRHGFAIRPVSPKLAEVLGERAVASVGEIAEPVDMINVFRAPAHIPAHVDEILAMKHKPKSVWLQLGIAHGSTAKLEAAGIAVVEDLCLMVEHARLFREAPDH, from the coding sequence ATGCCGATCCACGGCGACCGCGAACTGAGAGAGCTGCTCGTGAGCACACGAACGATCGCGGTGCTCGGCATCAAGGCCGGCGAGCACGAGGACGCGTTCCGCGTACCCCGCTACATGCAGCGCCACGGCTTCGCGATCCGGCCCGTGTCGCCGAAGCTCGCCGAGGTGTTAGGCGAGCGCGCGGTCGCGAGCGTCGGCGAGATCGCGGAGCCCGTGGACATGATCAACGTGTTCCGCGCGCCCGCGCACATTCCCGCGCACGTCGACGAGATCCTCGCGATGAAGCACAAGCCGAAGTCGGTGTGGCTCCAGCTCGGCATCGCGCACGGGTCGACCGCGAAGCTCGAAGCCGCGGGCATCGCGGTGGTGGAAGATCTCTGCCTGATGGTCGAGCACGCACGGCTGTTCCGAGAGGCGCCCGATCATTGA
- a CDS encoding phytanoyl-CoA dioxygenase family protein yields MGFAPREIAHAEGAQPVRSQREPLASLPLPAPTRAIPDALRNVRELGVAVIPDVLTREQLSRARDAMYRAADDDVKRGHAQHGFGLDVDEKNVRVWNLLNRDPVFSDLAEHPAAIELVRATLGWPALLSNISGNITGPGAARGVLHADQIFVPEPWAAAPQGMNVAWCIDDFTRENGATEVVVGSHRWNRMPSEAEAESVRMLPVEAPAGSAIAFESRVWHRTGANTSRDKRRAAVFPFYTTTTYRTQENWFLSLSPGVVNAASETLLTLLAYKSEGFGLVYGRSPR; encoded by the coding sequence ATGGGATTCGCGCCGCGCGAGATCGCGCACGCGGAAGGCGCGCAGCCCGTGCGCTCGCAGCGCGAGCCGCTCGCCTCGCTGCCACTGCCGGCGCCGACCCGCGCGATCCCCGACGCCCTGCGAAACGTGCGGGAGCTCGGCGTCGCGGTGATCCCCGACGTGCTGACGCGCGAGCAGCTCTCTCGCGCGCGCGACGCTATGTACCGCGCGGCCGACGACGACGTGAAGCGCGGCCACGCTCAGCACGGCTTCGGGCTCGACGTGGACGAGAAGAACGTGCGGGTGTGGAACCTGCTCAACCGCGACCCGGTGTTCAGCGATCTCGCCGAGCATCCCGCCGCGATCGAGCTCGTGCGCGCGACGCTCGGCTGGCCGGCGCTGCTCTCGAACATCTCGGGCAACATCACCGGCCCCGGCGCCGCGCGCGGCGTGCTCCACGCGGACCAGATCTTCGTGCCCGAGCCGTGGGCCGCGGCGCCGCAGGGCATGAACGTGGCGTGGTGCATCGACGACTTCACGCGCGAGAACGGCGCGACCGAGGTCGTGGTCGGCTCACATCGCTGGAATCGGATGCCCAGCGAGGCGGAAGCGGAGAGCGTGCGGATGCTCCCGGTCGAGGCGCCGGCCGGCAGCGCGATCGCGTTCGAGAGTCGCGTTTGGCACCGCACGGGCGCGAACACTTCCCGCGACAAGCGCCGCGCCGCAGTGTTTCCGTTCTACACGACGACGACCTACCGCACGCAAGAGAACTGGTTCCTCTCCCTGAGCCCCGGCGTGGTGAACGCCGCCTCGGAGACGCTGCTCACCCTGCTCGCGTACAAGAGCGAGGGATTCGGGCTCGTGTACGGGCGCTCGCCGCGCTGA
- a CDS encoding insulinase family protein, giving the protein MAVTLSCVGGLAAESVQPEFDDPALRTRITKLANGLDVLTLEDHATPVVSLQVWAKVGSGDESRFTGIAHLFEHMMFLGSKNLSKLGPEAYTKLVEERGGTINAYTSRDVTVYFENVAPEHLPLVIALEGERFANLEVTEEALKAERQVVIEERRLRSENDPEGIAFESAMALAYQAHPYRVPTVGWKSDLEKVTAADCRAFFDTYYAANNLVVAIAGNFDTDEALALVEKHFGWLRTAPSIPRNPQEEPEQNGERRAIEHFPVRAPILLSAYQGPSTHSPDTDALDIASGILAGGRTSRLHRALVDEARLALEPSAFFWELQRAGVFMAGATLVPGADVAAAEKIIHDEIAKLAATPPSESELRRARRALEVQWIRGQGSAHALASRIAQDYVAYGRIEPLAEKLAALRAVAPADVQRVVKQYLAPHRRNVVQVFPPAADEEGQP; this is encoded by the coding sequence ATGGCCGTGACACTTTCGTGTGTCGGCGGACTCGCGGCCGAAAGTGTGCAGCCCGAGTTCGACGATCCCGCCCTTCGCACGCGCATCACGAAGCTCGCGAACGGGCTCGACGTGCTCACGCTCGAAGACCACGCCACGCCGGTCGTCTCGCTGCAGGTGTGGGCGAAGGTGGGATCGGGCGACGAGAGCCGTTTCACCGGAATCGCGCACCTGTTCGAGCACATGATGTTCCTCGGCTCGAAGAATCTCTCGAAGCTCGGCCCCGAGGCCTACACGAAGCTCGTCGAAGAGCGCGGCGGAACGATCAACGCGTACACGTCGCGCGACGTGACCGTGTACTTCGAGAACGTCGCGCCCGAGCATCTGCCGCTCGTGATCGCGCTCGAGGGCGAGCGCTTCGCGAATCTCGAGGTGACCGAGGAAGCGCTGAAGGCGGAGCGTCAGGTGGTGATCGAGGAGCGCCGGCTGCGCAGCGAGAACGACCCCGAGGGCATCGCGTTCGAGAGCGCGATGGCGCTCGCGTATCAGGCGCATCCGTACCGCGTGCCGACCGTGGGCTGGAAGAGCGACCTCGAGAAGGTCACGGCCGCCGACTGCCGGGCGTTCTTCGACACTTATTACGCCGCGAACAACCTCGTGGTCGCGATCGCGGGGAACTTCGACACGGACGAGGCGCTCGCGCTCGTGGAGAAGCACTTCGGCTGGCTGCGCACCGCGCCGTCGATTCCGCGCAATCCGCAGGAGGAGCCCGAGCAGAACGGCGAGCGCCGCGCGATCGAGCACTTCCCCGTGCGCGCGCCGATTCTGCTGAGCGCCTACCAAGGCCCGAGCACGCACAGCCCCGATACGGACGCGCTCGACATCGCGAGCGGCATTCTCGCGGGCGGGCGCACCTCGCGGCTGCATCGCGCGCTCGTGGACGAGGCGCGCCTCGCGCTCGAGCCGAGCGCGTTCTTTTGGGAGCTGCAGCGCGCGGGCGTGTTCATGGCCGGCGCGACGCTCGTGCCCGGCGCCGATGTCGCAGCGGCGGAGAAGATCATTCATGACGAGATCGCGAAGCTCGCCGCGACGCCGCCGAGTGAGAGCGAGCTGCGCCGCGCGCGGCGCGCGCTCGAGGTGCAGTGGATTCGCGGGCAGGGCAGCGCGCACGCGCTCGCGAGCCGCATCGCGCAGGACTACGTCGCGTACGGCCGCATCGAGCCGCTCGCGGAGAAGCTGGCTGCGCTGCGCGCGGTCGCGCCCGCGGACGTGCAGCGCGTCGTGAAGCAGTACCTCGCGCCGCACCGGCGCAACGTGGTGCAGGTCTTCCCGCCCGCGGCGGACGAGGAGGGCCAGCCGTGA
- a CDS encoding TetR/AcrR family transcriptional regulator, whose product MHLTSREKILDVAEARFAQRGYAGVGLREVAEAAGLGKSSLFHHFATKAALYGAVLDRVLERIDLRIRRALDASSDPRAQLASAVVALIDTLAEDPPAARLLLRSVFEDDDISPDSPDLAASQARLDALIARIAQAITDGIAAGALRPISVPDAIQTLIGATVYPFASGEFGEKLAGEIFSAEAIARRKREVLGLIEHGWMRPHSRR is encoded by the coding sequence GTGCATCTCACCTCACGCGAGAAGATCCTCGACGTCGCCGAGGCGCGCTTCGCGCAGCGTGGCTACGCGGGTGTCGGGCTGCGCGAAGTGGCCGAGGCCGCGGGTCTCGGGAAGTCCTCGCTGTTCCACCACTTCGCCACCAAGGCCGCGCTGTACGGGGCGGTGCTCGACCGCGTGCTCGAGCGCATCGACCTGCGCATACGCCGCGCCCTCGACGCGAGCAGCGATCCGCGCGCCCAGCTTGCCTCGGCCGTCGTCGCGCTGATCGACACGCTCGCCGAGGACCCGCCGGCCGCGCGCTTGTTGTTACGGAGCGTGTTCGAGGACGACGACATCTCCCCGGACTCGCCCGATCTCGCGGCGTCGCAGGCGCGCCTCGACGCGCTGATCGCGCGCATCGCGCAGGCGATCACGGACGGCATCGCCGCCGGCGCGCTGCGGCCGATCTCGGTGCCCGACGCGATCCAGACGCTGATCGGCGCCACGGTCTACCCGTTCGCGAGCGGCGAGTTCGGCGAGAAGCTCGCCGGCGAAATCTTCAGCGCCGAGGCGATCGCTCGCCGCAAGCGCGAAGTGTTGGGTCTGATCGAGCACGGTTGGATGCGCCCGCATTCAAGGAGATGA
- a CDS encoding dienelactone hydrolase codes for MLVSVLATAVRCVLFALAAAVALSAAARAEYDPLALANGAAGPALELTTRDGSREIPLRVYTPAKLSAPAPIVLYSHGLGGSRNNNRYLGEHWSARGYVAVFMQHPGSDESVWKDLPREERMEAMREAATPSNAMKRAADVEATLDALAEWPAAPGHALAGKLDVTRVGMSGHSFGAVTTQLVSGQRAPLVGARFTDARIYAALAMSPSKPRRGSAREAFGAVKIPWLLMTGTHDGARIGGQTPASRLEVFPALPNGSKYELVLDGAEHDAFGDRALPGEAKPRNPNHHRAVLALSTAFWDAYLRGDQAARAWLDGDAARSVLDARDRWQRK; via the coding sequence ATGCTGGTCTCAGTTCTCGCCACCGCAGTGCGCTGCGTGCTTTTCGCGCTCGCCGCCGCCGTCGCGCTCTCGGCCGCTGCGCGCGCCGAGTACGACCCGCTCGCGCTGGCGAATGGCGCGGCAGGGCCCGCGCTCGAGCTCACGACGCGGGACGGCTCACGCGAGATCCCGCTGCGCGTGTACACGCCCGCGAAGCTCTCCGCGCCCGCGCCGATCGTGCTCTACAGCCACGGGCTCGGCGGCTCGCGCAATAACAACCGCTACCTCGGCGAGCACTGGAGCGCGCGCGGCTACGTCGCGGTGTTCATGCAACACCCGGGTAGCGATGAATCGGTGTGGAAGGACCTGCCGCGCGAAGAGCGCATGGAAGCGATGCGAGAGGCCGCGACGCCGAGCAACGCGATGAAGCGCGCCGCCGACGTCGAGGCCACGCTCGACGCGCTCGCGGAGTGGCCCGCGGCGCCGGGCCACGCGCTCGCCGGAAAGCTCGACGTGACACGGGTCGGCATGTCGGGCCACTCCTTCGGCGCGGTGACGACGCAGCTCGTGAGCGGTCAACGCGCGCCGCTCGTAGGCGCACGCTTCACCGACGCGCGCATCTACGCCGCGCTCGCGATGAGCCCGAGCAAGCCGCGCCGGGGCAGCGCACGCGAAGCGTTCGGCGCCGTGAAGATTCCGTGGCTGTTGATGACCGGGACCCACGACGGCGCGCGGATCGGCGGTCAAACGCCGGCTTCACGTCTGGAGGTGTTCCCCGCGCTGCCGAACGGCAGCAAGTACGAGCTCGTGCTCGACGGCGCCGAGCACGACGCGTTCGGCGACCGTGCGCTGCCGGGCGAAGCGAAGCCGCGCAATCCGAACCACCACCGCGCCGTGCTCGCGCTCAGCACCGCGTTCTGGGACGCCTACCTGCGCGGTGACCAAGCCGCGCGCGCCTGGCTCGATGGCGACGCCGCGCGCAGCGTGCTCGACGCGCGGGATCGCTGGCAGCGAAAGTGA
- a CDS encoding DsbA family protein has translation MIDSRRILRVPLYYDFASSLCYVTHRAMQRMAGTLGELGIALAWLPLDLGRLLGPYVAGEEVPDARRENARRVAAELGVALDVPRIWPDSAALNAAAFTAERAGRGETWRERVFTAMFEEHRLAPSDDDVLALAREIALPLAANDLARGRRELEVKTEVAREEQVTGVPTFMLGTWPFGGIQPDDTMKRVLERYAQKARAGDIS, from the coding sequence GTGATCGACTCCAGACGCATCCTCCGCGTGCCGCTCTACTACGACTTCGCGTCGAGCCTCTGTTACGTGACGCACCGCGCGATGCAGCGCATGGCGGGCACTCTCGGCGAGCTCGGCATCGCGCTCGCGTGGCTGCCGCTCGACCTCGGCCGCCTGCTCGGGCCGTACGTCGCGGGCGAAGAGGTGCCCGATGCGCGGCGCGAGAATGCGCGGCGCGTCGCCGCAGAGCTCGGTGTCGCGCTCGACGTGCCGCGCATCTGGCCCGACTCCGCCGCGCTGAATGCCGCCGCGTTCACGGCCGAGCGCGCGGGCCGCGGCGAGACCTGGCGCGAGCGCGTCTTCACCGCGATGTTCGAGGAGCACAGGCTCGCGCCGAGCGACGACGACGTGCTCGCGCTCGCGCGCGAGATCGCGCTGCCGCTCGCCGCGAACGACCTCGCACGCGGCCGGCGCGAGCTCGAAGTGAAGACCGAAGTCGCGCGGGAAGAGCAGGTCACCGGCGTGCCCACGTTCATGCTCGGCACGTGGCCCTTCGGCGGCATCCAGCCCGACGACACGATGAAGCGCGTGCTCGAACGCTACGCCCAGAAAGCCCGCGCGGGAGACATCTCGTGA
- a CDS encoding phytanoyl-CoA dioxygenase family protein produces the protein MSSAIETERAHGDGAAREVERALAEVRERGVAVIEGVLSQSEARAARAALLEAAAESERRGVATFMPALDPNAANVRVFNLLDMHEIFRELILHPLAAALVRGVLGEHFAISNFTANIARPGSGSMSLHSDQSLVVPEPWLAPWSMNVVWCLDDVYAENGGTLYLPGSQRFTRRAEVPANPLAQMKAFTAPCGSIVAMDGRVWHTSGANVTKNTERALLFAYYSVDFLRPQVNHNVTLSAETQARLSPELFARLKLGADSNLRIGGEIIGERPRPLGGAR, from the coding sequence TTGAGCTCTGCGATCGAAACGGAGCGAGCACACGGCGACGGCGCAGCGCGCGAAGTCGAGCGCGCGCTCGCCGAGGTGCGCGAGCGTGGAGTCGCGGTCATCGAGGGCGTGCTCTCGCAGAGCGAGGCGCGCGCCGCGCGCGCGGCGCTACTCGAAGCTGCAGCCGAGAGCGAGCGCCGCGGCGTCGCGACGTTCATGCCGGCGCTCGACCCGAACGCCGCGAACGTGCGCGTGTTCAACCTGCTCGACATGCACGAGATCTTCCGCGAGCTGATCCTGCATCCGCTCGCGGCTGCGCTCGTGCGCGGCGTGTTGGGCGAGCACTTCGCCATCTCGAACTTCACCGCGAACATCGCGCGCCCCGGCAGCGGCTCGATGTCGCTGCACTCGGACCAATCGCTCGTGGTGCCCGAGCCTTGGCTCGCGCCGTGGAGCATGAACGTCGTGTGGTGCCTCGACGACGTGTACGCCGAGAACGGCGGCACGCTCTACCTACCCGGCAGCCAGCGCTTCACGCGGCGCGCGGAGGTCCCTGCCAATCCGCTCGCGCAAATGAAGGCGTTCACGGCGCCGTGCGGATCGATCGTCGCGATGGACGGGCGCGTCTGGCACACCTCGGGTGCGAACGTCACGAAGAACACGGAGCGCGCGCTGCTGTTCGCCTACTACTCCGTCGACTTCCTGCGCCCACAGGTCAATCACAACGTGACGCTCTCCGCGGAGACGCAGGCGCGGCTCTCGCCGGAGCTGTTCGCGCGGCTCAAGCTCGGCGCAGATTCCAACTTGCGCATCGGCGGCGAGATCATCGGCGAGCGCCCGCGCCCGCTCGGCGGTGCACGGTGA
- a CDS encoding SDR family oxidoreductase, with amino-acid sequence MPSHPLFDLKSRVALVTGAGSGIGRACCETLASLGARVVCSDLDASTAQDTAGRLEGAGHFALRHDVTSAEDWRAAHDELRTRCGRLDVLVNNAGIMLARGFLEASVEDLRAQYRVNVEGPWLGMHTLVPLLKETALAKAVKPSIINVSSVYGEVAGDRYAAYSASKGAIAMLSRAVALELAASGIRVNAVLPGPCATNLGAKHEPMRGADGAPLSLQETIAYWLAKMPIGRMGAANDIAPVVAFLACDASIFVTGAQLVADGGYSIF; translated from the coding sequence TTGCCGAGTCACCCGCTCTTCGACCTGAAAAGCCGCGTCGCGCTCGTGACGGGCGCGGGCTCCGGCATCGGCCGCGCCTGCTGCGAGACGCTCGCGAGCCTCGGCGCGCGGGTCGTGTGCAGCGATCTCGACGCGAGCACCGCGCAGGACACCGCGGGGCGGCTCGAGGGCGCGGGGCACTTCGCGCTGCGCCACGACGTGACGAGCGCCGAGGACTGGCGCGCGGCGCACGACGAGCTGCGCACGCGCTGCGGCCGCCTCGACGTGCTGGTGAACAACGCCGGCATCATGCTCGCGCGCGGCTTTCTCGAAGCCTCGGTCGAGGATCTGCGCGCGCAGTACCGCGTGAACGTCGAAGGCCCGTGGCTGGGCATGCACACGCTCGTGCCGCTGCTGAAGGAGACGGCCCTCGCAAAGGCCGTGAAGCCGTCGATCATCAACGTCTCGTCCGTTTACGGCGAAGTCGCGGGCGATCGCTACGCGGCCTACAGCGCGTCGAAGGGCGCGATCGCGATGCTCTCGCGGGCGGTCGCGCTCGAGCTCGCGGCGAGCGGCATCCGAGTGAACGCCGTGCTGCCGGGCCCGTGCGCGACGAACCTCGGCGCGAAGCACGAGCCGATGCGCGGCGCCGATGGCGCGCCGCTCTCGCTCCAGGAAACCATCGCGTACTGGCTCGCGAAGATGCCGATCGGACGCATGGGCGCAGCAAACGACATCGCACCCGTCGTCGCGTTCCTCGCGTGCGACGCGTCGATCTTCGTCACCGGCGCGCAGCTCGTCGCGGACGGCGGCTACTCGATCTTCTGA
- a CDS encoding saccharopine dehydrogenase NADP-binding domain-containing protein, translating into MKEKDAILVTGGTGTVGSRLSEMLARRFPDRVVVAARDAHRARALAARIGEGVRGVGIDVHSAERAQAACASAALVVNCVPLSAPFPLLRSVVEHGCAYTDVSPSLIGDTVFALHERAQQTGARVIAGAGLAPCTSNFIARRLFQELGALERVDVTLQLHLGDEIGAAALASLLALAGASLPAIHGGQAEMFRPFQLRRRIATRSGRRTSLRAPFCDQLWIARSLGVPSAATWLVLEPRWAGQAFALLAAMGALPRLARRGASGASLRALRILKRSLRVRGDDVALIVEATTGRGRGVLELHTNCEAHATAAAASLVARALLGEQPVAPGVWVPDQAISTDWFLSELDRLGLAPEAAVARKEAARHRSMAKHYAGGKLMQRDAARLHCERLAKRADQTAAEYDGLAAAHEAEGGR; encoded by the coding sequence GTGAAGGAGAAAGACGCGATCCTCGTAACTGGCGGCACCGGGACCGTCGGCTCGCGGCTGAGCGAGATGCTCGCACGCCGCTTTCCGGACCGCGTCGTCGTCGCGGCGCGCGACGCACACAGGGCGCGCGCCTTGGCAGCGCGCATCGGTGAGGGCGTGCGCGGCGTCGGCATCGACGTTCACTCGGCCGAGCGGGCGCAGGCCGCCTGCGCGTCCGCCGCCTTGGTCGTGAACTGCGTTCCGCTGAGCGCGCCTTTCCCGCTGCTGCGCAGCGTGGTGGAGCACGGCTGCGCCTACACCGACGTGTCTCCCTCGCTGATTGGCGACACGGTGTTCGCGCTGCACGAGCGCGCGCAGCAAACCGGCGCACGCGTGATTGCGGGAGCTGGTCTTGCGCCGTGCACGAGCAACTTCATCGCGCGGCGATTGTTTCAGGAGCTCGGCGCCCTCGAGCGCGTGGACGTCACGCTCCAGCTTCACTTGGGAGACGAGATCGGCGCAGCGGCGCTGGCGTCGCTGCTCGCCCTCGCTGGGGCGTCGCTTCCCGCGATTCACGGGGGCCAGGCCGAGATGTTTCGTCCGTTCCAACTGCGACGCCGGATCGCGACGAGGAGCGGGAGGCGAACGAGCCTGCGCGCACCGTTCTGCGATCAGCTGTGGATCGCGCGGTCGCTCGGCGTGCCGAGCGCAGCGACCTGGCTCGTGCTGGAGCCGCGCTGGGCAGGTCAAGCGTTCGCGCTGCTCGCCGCGATGGGGGCGCTCCCGCGACTGGCGCGGCGCGGAGCGAGCGGCGCGTCTCTCCGCGCGCTGCGGATCCTGAAGCGCAGCCTACGAGTGCGCGGTGATGACGTCGCGCTCATCGTCGAAGCGACGACCGGCCGCGGTCGGGGCGTGCTCGAGCTGCACACCAACTGCGAGGCGCACGCGACCGCCGCAGCGGCTTCGCTCGTGGCGCGGGCGCTGCTCGGGGAGCAGCCGGTCGCGCCTGGAGTTTGGGTTCCGGATCAGGCGATCTCGACGGATTGGTTCCTCTCCGAGCTGGACCGCCTCGGACTCGCGCCCGAGGCGGCTGTCGCACGCAAGGAAGCGGCGCGGCACCGCTCGATGGCCAAGCATTACGCCGGCGGCAAGCTGATGCAGCGCGACGCGGCGCGCCTCCACTGCGAGCGGCTGGCGAAGCGCGCCGACCAGACTGCCGCCGAGTACGACGGTCTCGCCGCTGCGCACGAGGCGGAAGGCGGACGCTGA
- the yciH gene encoding stress response translation initiation inhibitor YciH: MSRDDDRTVYSTGKGRIAPKVESPRAPRGDGIVRVRRESQGRGGKTVTTIAGVGASEDKLKELAGELKRLCGTGGTVKDWVIEIQGDHRDKIVAALQQRGHQVKLAGG, encoded by the coding sequence GTGAGCCGCGACGACGACCGCACCGTCTACTCCACCGGCAAGGGCCGCATCGCGCCCAAAGTCGAGAGCCCGCGCGCACCGCGCGGCGACGGCATCGTGCGCGTGCGCCGCGAGAGCCAAGGCCGCGGCGGCAAGACCGTCACGACGATCGCGGGGGTCGGCGCGAGCGAGGACAAGCTGAAGGAGCTCGCGGGCGAGCTGAAGCGCCTGTGCGGCACCGGCGGCACCGTGAAGGACTGGGTGATCGAGATTCAGGGGGACCACCGCGACAAGATCGTCGCGGCGCTCCAGCAGCGCGGTCATCAGGTGAAGCTCGCGGGAGGCTGA
- a CDS encoding insulinase family protein — MRCAFAAIAMTTVLAGCASATKPDAAREPFAWEMPAVVAADRPIVDAARLHRRTLANGLQVIVLEDRRLPEFSAGFIALRGAAIEAPSEAGLAVFTAALMERGAGARDKLNLAAAVDDLGADLSLNADWDSLRASVSGLSQDFDALFAVLADVVRRPRFDLEEAKQLVAEQRAAIAQAQDDPARLATKHFMRALYGAHRLGTPSAGLDETVARFGPADARAFHARVVKPPGGILWAVGDVDPGALFARAESAFGAWSGAPLAALPDAAPAPEKRRVVIVDRPELGQVQVAIGHEGIARTDERRLEAQLMNAAFGAGGFSSRLMNRIRATEGLTYGIYAQFAQYRVPGPFVVSTFTRVSEVGKLLASTFEELERLRASPPAGDELERARSQRVGSFPLQLETSEAVMRALLDLEVYGLPRDTLDTYRARMRAITPEQIAATANALVHPERAAIVLVGPAEALGEVAAQYGEVEVVSP; from the coding sequence GTGAGGTGCGCATTCGCCGCGATCGCCATGACGACGGTTCTCGCAGGCTGTGCGAGCGCCACAAAGCCCGACGCGGCGCGCGAGCCGTTCGCGTGGGAGATGCCCGCGGTCGTCGCGGCGGATCGCCCGATCGTCGATGCCGCGAGGCTTCACCGGCGCACGCTCGCGAACGGGTTGCAGGTGATCGTGCTCGAGGATCGCCGGCTGCCCGAGTTCAGCGCAGGCTTCATCGCGCTGCGCGGCGCCGCGATCGAGGCGCCGAGCGAGGCGGGCCTCGCGGTCTTCACCGCGGCGCTGATGGAGCGCGGCGCCGGCGCGCGCGACAAGCTCAACCTCGCCGCAGCGGTCGACGACCTCGGCGCGGATCTCTCCCTCAACGCGGACTGGGACTCGCTGCGCGCGAGCGTCTCCGGGCTCTCTCAGGATTTCGACGCGCTGTTCGCCGTGCTCGCCGACGTGGTGCGCCGGCCGCGCTTCGATCTCGAGGAGGCGAAGCAGCTGGTCGCCGAGCAGCGCGCCGCGATCGCGCAGGCGCAAGACGATCCCGCGCGGCTCGCGACGAAGCACTTCATGCGCGCGCTCTACGGCGCGCACAGGCTCGGGACACCGTCCGCGGGGCTCGACGAGACGGTCGCGCGCTTCGGCCCCGCAGACGCGCGCGCCTTCCACGCGCGAGTTGTTAAGCCGCCGGGAGGAATTCTCTGGGCCGTCGGCGACGTCGATCCCGGTGCGTTGTTCGCGCGCGCCGAGTCCGCCTTCGGCGCGTGGAGCGGAGCGCCGCTTGCGGCGCTGCCGGACGCGGCGCCTGCGCCCGAGAAGCGCCGCGTCGTCATCGTGGATCGCCCGGAGCTCGGGCAGGTGCAGGTGGCGATCGGCCACGAGGGAATCGCGCGCACCGATGAACGCCGCCTCGAGGCGCAGCTCATGAACGCCGCCTTCGGCGCCGGCGGCTTCTCCTCGCGTCTGATGAACCGAATCCGCGCGACCGAGGGCCTCACCTACGGGATCTACGCGCAGTTCGCGCAGTACCGCGTGCCGGGGCCGTTCGTGGTGAGCACGTTCACGCGCGTGTCCGAGGTGGGGAAGCTGCTCGCGAGCACATTCGAGGAGCTGGAGCGCCTGCGCGCGTCCCCGCCCGCAGGGGACGAGCTCGAACGTGCGCGCAGTCAGCGCGTCGGCTCCTTCCCGCTGCAGCTCGAAACCTCCGAGGCCGTGATGCGCGCGCTGCTCGATCTCGAGGTGTACGGCCTCCCGCGCGACACCCTCGACACGTACCGCGCGCGGATGCGCGCGATCACGCCCGAGCAGATCGCTGCGACCGCGAACGCGCTCGTGCACCCCGAGCGCGCCGCAATCGTGCTCGTGGGCCCCGCGGAAGCGCTTGGCGAAGTGGCCGCGCAGTACGGCGAGGTCGAGGTCGTCTCGCCCTGA